A window of the Phaseolus vulgaris cultivar G19833 chromosome 5, P. vulgaris v2.0, whole genome shotgun sequence genome harbors these coding sequences:
- the LOC137835151 gene encoding uncharacterized protein, translating into MEDDTAMPQEDQREGIGMGGLGRSSKKSKQKKVPQRGLGVAQLEKIRLEEQQKRDAPPLSPSSTALSSTKPSYLPLPLKNFHDSNQSHSTTLLTCEQPSEFRSRLSLQQQQQQQQQPQPIDDKVPSNVPLANSGGFGTGWPVVPGHENVPKWWSSYQFDSEKNKFGVDDSGLPILLSLPFESNSVWPMPNLAQRTPQYQHQSSSSVVNVSSGTSSTSMPHFTIEPPSNQNVNDSSVPMRPTDKTVGTKRSYPFSLNVPNAPSFNYNLPPFAETRTNVKTSCGNGSEFNFEAGNSTSREVTFTSASNSKPNTKKRSEENENFNGDFLTLAPPSPTSYPPSKSMPSSTLLAFQNQGNVEEQIPAPPVYRLFNQQKQPLYGFFHPEPKEEQIGHTAARIQNGHEVGENVDLNLKL; encoded by the exons ATGGAAGATGATACAGCAATGCCTCAGGAAGATCAGAGAGAAGGTATAGGCATGGGGGGCCTTGGAAGATCTTCTAAGAAGTCAAAGCAGAAAAAGGTGCCTCAAAGGGGACTTGGTGTGGCACAGCTTGaaaagataagactagaagaacAGCAAAAGAGAGATGCACCTCCACTTTCACCATCTTCAACTGCATTATCATCAACCAAACCATCCTATCTGCCTCTCCCACTTAAGAATTTTCATGACTCCAACCAATCCCATTCTACAACTCTTTTAACTTGTGAGCAACCATCTGAATTTAGGTCCCGTTTGTCATTGCAAcaacagcagcagcagcaacaacAACCACAACCCATtgatgataaagtgcctagcaaTGTTCCATTGGCAAACAGTGGTGGCTTTGGGACTGGTTGGCCTGTTGTTCCTGGACACGAGAATGTTCCCAAGTGGTGGAGTTCCTATCAATTTGATTCTGAGAAGAACAAATTTGGAGTGGATGACTCAGGATTGCCAATTCTACTAAGTTTGCCTTTTGAATCCAACTCCGTTTGGCCTATGCCCAATTTGGCACAGAGAACACCACAATATCAACATCAATCTTCTTCATCAGTG GTGAATGTCTCATCAGGAACTTCATCAACATCTATGCCTCATTTCACAATAGAGCCCCCTTCAAACCAAAACGTTAACGACAGTAGTGTGCCTATGAGACCAACAGATAAG ACAGTTGGAACAAAAAGGTCATACCCTTTCTCCTTGAATGTTCCCAATGCCCCTTCTTTCAATTATAATTTGCCCCCCTTTGCTGAAACAAGAACAAATGTAAAAACTTCCTGCGGTAATGGAAGCGAATTTAACTTTGAGGCTGGCAATTCAACTTCCAG AGAAGTCACATTCACTTCAGCATCCAACTCTAAGCCAAACACAAAGAAAAGAAGTGAAGAGAATGAGAATTTCAATGGAGATTTTCTCACATTGGCTCCTCCATCTCCTACTTCTTATCCACCTTCAAAGTCCATGCCATCTTCAACTCTCTTAGCATTTCAAAACCAG GGAAATGTAGAAGAACAAATCCCTGCCCCACCAGTGTACAGGCTGTTCAATCAACAAAAGCAACCACTGTATGGCTTCTTCCATCCAGAACCAAAGGAGGAGCAAATTGGACATACAGCAGCCAGGATTCAGAATGGTCATGAAGTGGGAGAAAATGTTGATCTTAATTTGAAACTATGA